The proteins below come from a single Pichia kudriavzevii chromosome 2, complete sequence genomic window:
- a CDS encoding uncharacterized protein (PKUD0B04730) produces the protein MDLESIPDSQSDDAVGIVTWETVEQERRLSTRKAKQLHKLQKELTPLTKEFKEIPRVRTRSSNFQKNNQFTVVAAEFLNLSSKSELNRLFEEGYTKDQIEQLLENKYQEKKQFYTELGIKNHKFKRKNFESWRSMSNSHAVTTNTFASEEELLNVMEKSQQLRLKRINNKPLSSFKGLAPTNNTENLKKHKNLRETGSTLGHDEMSLINLTSDRNNSITIQSSPIRLRNEQTLTQDDLHEDNGDSVNRSDRNSVALSFASGSTGENNKPKPEDDIPLTFSQLDKIFAIQDENIPNNTLPMPYSDEVDTHRSEIRKITDKSPDTEINVRQFSGIQIPSIPSSPQSTHTSIPKTPVLFTRHLRHRNIINRNPYLVDRAEYLGLSTRYELISLEEEGKDDSKIIEFLDERYQQKREDRKKKDVGYGPFLKKSFHEIMNEGRSELLPETKIENSKSTNDVDSDFSIEDDIVEEEDEDEEEHDLFSFSGEVSIDSQPINEEIFERTELLTAQKLKQKPLPKRTRKFSSATLLTKSVRSSSKGVKRSPSSIIGEAYNTENKDIKEFLQTGKTTNSKEYGSMADCSNPVDSDPYSMKFLTLSDDDLDFPENVFGEQPSAVTEDISSARKNHQSDLKKAATIVKTRDVKSYKNSLSVTNKKKRLLEHPQEQNTTEKHSGRKKKKRQTNIVAASFPPKDNPNYLFVRRPLTENYQVEGLQAHVIQSDKTVNTAEFNIDYARGTHENPMNKTTIETKEVENHYDRLVKTWNKFKTSKSKNERFLKYILNVRLDDYKTIPWPTKLVNSSLVQQILGSSEFYYRNKSIKIELSNSSFTFEMPLKDGDSFSKIKSIFSLLFGYITNEKVRKSGLKQVRKLLIHLLMVVSNVKVDIPHIIEYIVMEINSFCNLLKISKEVNPLVLITTLPYFCLYLRVLQRDSTENCHSFAHTEDWLCKRIVLNICSVSFEEMFVHKKNIVLESIYIFLKVVKNPWRFVGSYLPHKSCNILNVTNFLFLCNAFQKVEMDWEYYLNILGKYSDGQLTSNNDTYSMKCLFLSILKINKDLSWEFENQLIVKMFRLLAEHKFSNIGCVNSPKATIYPTAFVSDSLTYDDGCLDVYLKTLGKFTQQYMGENTKKIVERLIPIRSTFGYDAIQLQNRAIVLLFMIRLFDQDLMPILESVVSDMIRNGTEYSIKSAISLLSVIVKQTSRKQYLTVRKFLPHIIHKINKDKNDREMVGCLKDLILNVTELLNGHDISYLKRILDFFSIILKFKNLSTENGMLITYLKTFSIMKRQFEFSYGIEITEKDQARIDKSLYDVIVSVKPIILNDRMTIDIKKFYIKVWLFCSAMSKKPVMQIVFTEWNFLGTQEFRDKMESYFYTELIGNFQVEPVKYEVLAFFFKHLPIRSADLSIVFDSLKNSGILPIKGDDNTSNAKYIFMNDRTRITIRCLECLFKRLDISVRKTLLEIFIKSLKSQSIDFSSRRYIKEVALFIHGMVDMKLELTEWDHLVKEFNLENTPQKLSTRVQLYDTVEDICVLFEKSYTVAIASSSLDKLMTEFEALDFVHHSESLLVESFCSIILFHIKEVCLSKTKHLFHLSNWLEIFEKYLHNTNQQFDILPVLNVLLFLGKPKKHFADIKKYDYYYMKILLSNFKILLWCLYCFAGFSDSCIIKAKMGDFVYLDEPFLKCHASDRDITLPCDVEQRIKNLYKSSQGVLDSKIQMFGDEEGLLLMREQVQLHRETIHAIEKKM, from the coding sequence ATGGACCTTGAATCGATTCCAGATTCACAATCTGATGATGCTGTGGGTATTGTCACTTGGGAAACTGTAGAGCAAGAGAGGCGCTTGTCTACGCGTAAGGCCAAACAGCTGCATAAATTACAAAAGGAATTAACACCGTTAACTAAGGagttcaaagaaataccAAGAGTGAGAACTAGGTCAAGtaactttcaaaaaaataaccaGTTTACAGTAGTTGCTGCGGAGTTTTTGAACTTAAGCTCCAAATCTGAATTAAACcgtttatttgaagaaggataCACGAAAGATCAAATTGAGCAACTGTTGGAGAATAAGTATcaggaaaagaaacagttTTATACCGAGCTTGGAATAAAAAACCACAAGTttaaaaggaaaaattttgaatcaTGGAGGTCTATGAGTAATTCGCATGCAGTGACGACGAATACTTTTGCGTCGGAAGAGGAGTTACTCAATGTGATGGAGAAGTCACAACAACTCCGATtaaaaagaataaacaaTAAACCATTATCTTCCTTCAAAGGCTTAGCGCCGACAAACAACACAGAAAATCTGAAAAAACATAAGAATTTGAGAGAAACTGGTTCAACTTTAGGACACGATGAGATgagtttgataaatttaACTTCTGATCGAAACAATAGTATTACAATACAAAGCAGTCCAATAAGGTTAAGAAATGAACAAACCTTAACCCAAGATGATTTGCATGAAGATAATGGCGATTCAGTTAATCGTTCAGATAGAAACAGTGTAGCTTTATCTTTTGCATCTGGAAGTACAGGCGAGAATAACAAACCAAAACCAGAAGATGACATACCTTTGACGTTTTCCCAATTAGACAAAATTTTTGCGATacaagatgaaaatattcCTAACAATACTCTACCAATGCCATATTCAGATGAAGTAGATACACATAGAAGTGagataagaaaaataaCTGACAAATCGCCAGATACTGAAATCAACGTTCGACAATTTTCTGGTATCCAGATACCATCAATTCCTTCATCACCACAATCAACTCATACAAGTATACCCAAAACACCAGTTCTTTTTACACGACATTTGAGACACAGGAACATAATAAATAGAAACCCTTATTTGGTTGATAGAGCCGAATATTTGGGCCTTTCAACAAGATATGAGTTAATTTCTTTAGAAGAAGAGGGAAAAGATGATAGTAAAATTATAGAATTCTTAGACGAACGGTATCAGCAGAAAAGGGAAGAccggaaaaaaaaggacgTTGGATATGGGCcctttttgaaaaagtctTTTCACGAAATCATGAATGAAGGAAGATCAGAGCTGTTACCCGaaaccaaaattgaaaactctaAATCTACTAATGATGTAGAttctgatttttcaattgaagaCGATATTGTagaggaagaggatgaagatgaagaagaacatgatctgttttccttttctgGGGAAGTTTCAATTGACTCACAACCTattaatgaagaaattttcGAGAGAACCGAGTTATTAACAGCTCAAAAGTTGAAGCAAAAACCATTACCGAAAAGAACGAGAAAGTTTAGTAGTGCCACTCTTTTAACGAAAAGTGTGAGGTCCAGCAGCAAAGGTGTAAAACGctcaccttcttcaattatTGGTGAAGCATACAAcactgaaaataaagatataaaagaatttcttcagaCAGGAAAGacaacaaattcaaaagaataTGGAAGTATGGCTGATTGTTCAAATCCAGTTGATTCTGACCCTTACTCTATGAAATTTCTTACCCTTTCGGATGATGATCTTGATTTTCCAGAAAACGTATTTGGGGAACAGCCTAGTGCAGTTACTGAGGATATTTCTAGTGCTCGAAAAAACCATCAAtcagatttgaaaaaagcTGCAACAATCGTCAAGACCCGTGATGTGAAATCTTATAAGAACTCACTAAGCGTCACGAATAAAAAGAAGCGTTTACTCGAACACCcacaagaacaaaataCCACTGAGAAACATTCgggaaggaaaaagaaaaagagacaGACAAATATAGTTGCAGCTTCCTTCCCACCAAAGGATAACCCGAACTATCTATTTGTCAGACGACCATTAACAGAAAACTATCAAGTCGAAGGGCTTCAAGCTCATGTAATACAAAGTGACAAGACAGTAAATACAGCTGAATTTAACATAGACTATGCACGTGGAACGCACGAAAATCCAATGAACAAAACCacaattgaaacaaaagaggTTGAAAACCACTATGATCGTCTAGTAAAAACATGGAATAAGTTTAAAACCTCAAAGTCGAAAAATGAGAGGTTCTTGAAATATATATTAAATGTTAGATTGGATGATTACAAGACTATTCCATGGCCAACCAAGCTTGTGAATTCAAGTCTTGTCCAGCAAATTTTAGGGAGTTCTGAATTTTACTACCGGAATAAATCTATTAAGATAGAGTTATCCAATTCATCATTCACCTTTGAAATGCCTCTAAAAGATGGTGATTCTTTTTCCAAGATTAAAAGtattttctctttgcttTTTGGGTATATTACGAATGAAAAGGTAAGAAAGTCCGGGCTAAAGCAGGTGAGAAAACTTCTTATTCACCTTCTAATGGTAGTCTCAAACGTTAAAGTTGACATTCCGCATATTATAGAATACATCGTTATGGAGATCAATTCTTTTTGCAACTTGctaaaaatttcaaaagagGTAAATCCATTGGTACTTATCACTACTTTAccatatttttgtttgtatttgagAGTATTACAAAGGGATTCAACTGAAAACTGTCACAGTTTTGCACACACTGAAGACTGGTTATGCAAGCGTATAGTATTGAATATTTGCAGTGtttcatttgaagaaatgtttGTTCATAAGAAAAACATAGTCCTTGAATCTATTTACATTTTTCTTAAAGTGGTCAAAAATCCGTGGCGGTTTGTTGGGTCTTACCTTCCTCACAAAAGTTGTAACATTTTAAATGTAACCAACTTCTTGTTCTTATGTAATGCGTttcaaaaagttgaaatGGATTGGGAATATTATCTCAACATTCTAGGAAAATATTCGGATGGACAACTCACTTCAAATAATGATACATACTCTATGAAgtgtttgtttttgtcGATActcaaaataaacaaagaCTTATCATGGGAGTTTGAAAATCAGTTGATTGTAAAAATGTTTAGGCTTTTGGCTGAACAcaagttttcaaacattGGTTGTGTCAACAGCCCTAAAGCTACGATTTATCCCACGGCGTTTGTAAGCGATTCCTTAACTTATGATGATGGCTGTCTAGATGTCTACTTGAAAACACTTGGAAAATTCACACAACAATATATGGgagaaaacaccaaaaaaatTGTGGAAAGATTGATACCAATTCGTTCTACATTTGGATATGATGCTATCCAATTACAAAACCGTGCAATTGTCTTACTTTTTATGATACGCCTTTTTGATCAAGATCTAATGCCAATTCTAGAATCGGTTGTAAGTGATATGATCAGAAATGGGACGGAATACAGTATTAAGTCAGCTATTTCTTTATTATCAGTTATTGTCAAACAAACTTCTAGGAAACAGTATTTGACCGTGAGAAAATTCTTGCCACATATTATACATAAGATCAATAAGGATAAAAATGATAGAGAAATGGTAGGTTGCCTTAAAGATCTTATATTGAATGTGACTGAATTGCTAAACGGCCATGACATATCTTATCTTAAAAGAatcttggatttttttAGTATTATATTGAAATTTAAAAACTTGTCGACTGAAAATGGGATGCTGATTACCTATTTAAAGACgttttcaataatgaaaaGGCAGTTTGAATTCTCCTATGGAATTGAAATAACCGAAAAAGATCAGGCTAGAATTGACAAGAGCTTATACGATGTTATAGTGTCTGTAAAGCCCattattttgaatgataGGATGACCATTGATATTAAGAAATTTTACATTAAAGTATGGTTATTTTGTTCAGCTATGAGTAAAAAACCAGTAATGCAAATAGTGTTCACCGAGTGGAACTTTCTGGGAACTCAAGAATTTAGAGATAAAATGGAGTCATATTTTTATACGGAACTTATTGGAAACTTTCAAGTGGAGCCCGTCAAATATGAGGTTTTGGcattcttcttcaaacacCTTCCAATTAGATCTGCGGATTTGTCTATTGTCTTCGAtagtttgaagaattcagGAATTTTGCCGATTAAAGGAGATGACAACACTTCTAATGCAAAATACATCTTTATGAATGATAGGACAAGAATTACAATCAGGTGTCTTGAATGCTTGTTTAAGAGGTTAGACATTAGTGTAAGAAAGACACTGTTGGAAATATTCATCAAGTCTTTAAAATCACAGTCAATTGACTTTTCTTCTCGTAGGTACATCAAAGAGGTTGCCCTATTCATACATGGAATGGTTGACATGAAGCTTGAGTTGACCGAGTGGGATCATTTAGTCAAAGAGTTTAATCTTGAGAATACACCCCAGAAGTTATCCACGAGAGTCCAACTATACGATACTGTGGAAGATATCTGTGTactttttgaaaagagTTATACAGTTGCTATTGCGTCATCTTCTTTGGACAAACTGATGACAGAGTTTGAAGCACTTGATTTTGTCCACCACTCTGAATCATTGCTTGTTGAatcattttgttcaattaTACTTTTCCATATAAAGGAGGTTTGTTTGTCAAAGACGAAGCATTTATTTCACCTATCAAACTGGCTGgaaatttttgagaaataTTTACACAATACtaatcaacaatttgacATACTTCCAGTCCTAAACGTACTTCTATTTCTTGGGAAGCCCAAAAAGCACTTTGCTGATATAAAGAAGTatgattattattatatGAAAATTCTCTTatccaatttcaagattttgCTGTGGTGTTTGTATTGCTTTGCTGGATTTTCAGATAGTTGCATAATCAAAGCAAAGATGGGTGATTTTGTTTACCTTGACGAACCTTTTTTGAAATGTCATGCAAGTGACAGAGATATTACTCTTCCTTGTGATGTAGAACAAAGGATAAAAAATCTATATAAATCTTCTCAAGGTGTACTGGActcaaaaattcaaatgtttggagatgaagaaggACTGTTGTTAATGCGGGAGCAAGTACAACTACATAGAGAAACGATACATGCCattgagaagaaaatgtGA
- a CDS encoding uncharacterized protein (PKUD0B04740; similar to Saccharomyces cerevisiae YLR319C (BUD6); ancestral locus Anc_4.135), whose protein sequence is MSELSKSNSGHRSPTKRKGHVPSVATATSHLLTSTKALLQSLTSWSKRSATVSEVSAKFVKFGDSFKTLKRSYNAFGIDITTLPDIPKQVRTILEASLILEPSQQSLDMFLPQIGESVAELMKMLKDKQFEVSEAEKSKSNLSLSASLSTVSSLRYPGKSFAATPGATTTTSEHGSNDTSRTPYKDPLTRLQNNRNLIRRASKRYSAYQTSSIISIQSPMNSTSFDTSQLPKTPLYEDGTPNITSDDLENAKNDSSIFNNSTLEKNGNSTFPYSIKEEQESGQTPESDETEKEENAKEVKEVLNDTTDKLKGGRNERNDSVTDVFGGTRENHIFLKLKDQVKKVNIKLPTTVANVKVLFTQKFNYSSPGLTPYPKMYIQDGPASVAYELENMADVTDGSIISLQQPDLQSAIFKHVDLQIDGVKSDIMNMEDRLLKKIESMNLSVTSNTVSNTVRQSVEIDYEKNMKEKLEKNEEYQKLVDELQNELNKVKQHQNRSIKRITNMINGAIDYVDNFQESGIVLKDMTENSYISECKNRVSEGCESLVEKLDDLQDIIEFMKTDITKHNIKPSDKQLEHLGKEMRKTDDTLRKLTNYTQSERKNIAAIWNKQMALIAADQRFFKAQEEIMGLLEQDYQSAQETFELIKSCAAQLEKSSLPKSKLPIPDPSVSPWDASRLVMAEVDALNPNHEERVEAIAKAERVREMEKELRLKDEFQEELDEFVSNERLKKRPGGIEELERNRQEKDLQHIKNTLGVM, encoded by the coding sequence ATGTCTGAATTATCTAAGTCCAATTCTGGACATCGCAGtccaacaaaaagaaaaggacATGTACCCTCAGTAGCCACAGCTACAAGTCATTTGCTTACTTCAACAAAGGCACTCTTACAATCATTGACTTCGTGGTCTAAACGTAGTGCCACCGTCTCAGAAGTATCGGCTAAGTTTGTTAAATTTGGAGATTCATTCAAAACACTTAAAAGATCATATAATGCTTTCGGAATTGACATTACAACTCTACCAGATATACCTAAACAAGTTAGAACAATACTAGAAGCCTCTTTGATTCTCGAACCCTCACAGCAATCATTGGATATGTTTTTACCTCAGATTGGAGAGTCTGTTGCAGAACTTATGAAAATGCTAAAGGACAAACAATTTGAGGTTTCTGAAGCGGAGAAGAGTAAAAGTAATCTCAGTTTATCTGCTTCTTTATCGACTGTATCATCCTTAAGATACCCTGGTAAGTCATTTGCTGCAACACCAGGAGCCACTACCACCACTTCTGAACATGGATCTAATGATACAAGTAGGACACCGTACAAAGATCCATTGACTAGACTACAAAACAATCGAAATTTAATAAGACGTGCATCAAAGAGATATTCTGCATACCAAACATCTAGTATTATATCGATTCAATCACCGATGAATAGTACATCTTTTGACACTTCCCAACTTCCTAAGACGCCACTTTATGAAGATGGCACGCCAAATATTACCTCAGAcgatttggaaaatgcCAAAAATGACTCAAGTATATTTAATAATTCTACACTAGAAAAGAATGGGAATTCCACGTTCCCATATTCAATAAAAGAGGAACAGGAGAGTGGTCAAACTCCAGAAAGTGATGAAACagagaaagaggaaaatgcCAAAGAAGTcaaagaagttttgaatGATACTACGGACAAGTTGAAGGgaggaagaaatgaaaGGAATGATTCGGTCACCGATGTTTTTGGAGGTACAAGAGAGAATcatatatttttgaaattgaaagatcAAGTCAAAAAAGTGAATATTAAATTACCCACTACTGTTGCGAATGTCAAAGTCCTATTCACccaaaaattcaattaTTCATCTCCGGGGCTTACACCATATCCCAAGATGTACATTCAAGATGGGCCTGCCTCAGTAGCCTATGAACTAGAAAATATGGCTGATGTTACTGACGGTAGCATCATTTCCCTACAGCAGCCAGACCTTCAGTCTGCCATCTTTAAACATGTAGATTTACAAATAGATGGAGTTAAAAGCGACATCATGAACATGGAAGACagattgttgaagaagattgaatcaatgaatttgagTGTGACATCAAACACGGTTTCAAACACAGTCCGACAAAGCGTTGAGATTGATTACGAGAAGAATATGAAGGAAAAGCTAGAGAAAAACGAAGAGTATCAAAAGTTGGTTGACGAGCTCCAAAATGAGCTAAACAAAGTTAAGCAGCATCAAAATAGATCAATCAAGCGAATAACGAATATGATAAATGGTGCCATTGATTATGTCGATAACTTTCAAGAGAGTGGTATAGTTCTGAAGGACATGACAGAAAATTCATACATTTCAGAATGTAAAAACCGGGTTAGTGAAGGCTGTGAGTCTTTGGTTGAGAAGTTGGATGATTTGCAAGATATCATTGAGTTCATGAAAACGGACATCACAAAGCATAATATTAAGCCATCTGACAAACAGCTGGAACATCTCGGAAAGGAGATGAGGAAGACAGATGACACACTAAGGAAACTCACAAATTATACACAAagtgaaagaaaaaacataGCTGCTATATGGAATAAGCAAATGGCACTTATAGCTGCTGATCAAAGATTCTTTAAAGcacaagaagaaattatgGGATTATTGGAACAAGATTACCAGTCTGCCCAAGAAACGTTTGAATTAATAAAGTCGTGTGCCGCCCAGCTAGAAAAGAGCTCTTTACCTAAATCAAAACTGCCAATTCCAGATCCTTCAGTATCCCCATGGGATGCCTCACGCTTAGTTATGGCAGAAGTCGATGCACTAAACCCAAATCACGAAGAACGAGTCGAGGCTATTGCAAAAGCTGAAAGAGTCagagaaatggaaaaagaatTAAGGCTGAAGGATGAATTCCAGGAAGAATTGGACGAATTCGTGTCAAACGAAAGACTCAAAAAAAGGCCAGGTGGGATAGAGGAATTGGAAAGAAATAGACAGGAAAAAGATCTTCAACATATAAAAAACACGCTGGGTGTTATGTag
- a CDS encoding uncharacterized protein (PKUD0B04750; similar to Saccharomyces cerevisiae YLR318W (EST2); ancestral locus Anc_4.134) gives MPALRQYIKEKYSCIETDVFLEYSSGAYLQDIELLLDHIHVEENTHVSDAISPILVSKCTCCYYNEMIDLLIEYMILKKRNNSLLLGLTKYHYEVDNTVQMFKGFNSSLALLKSKPMEIIMNILGITRFLSLILGTDALWRPNNFVIWGDIKEMPFSNKVNPNIVSIKKMLHRSIGHIRNLNPIKLDEYEVLKEIFGGTLTETQILNKTIPKRLRKVRKIIKLMIFNHNKHAYEYPYIVDQICKSSRKLKSDNLGYATDRANVISLIHTLIYMIIPMEIFGSNHNRTVLMRYVPKLINGTASFTMKTQDMLLNVKINEVKWLKPRNNCKMTKCEFIRAKELFSMFVTWLFNSFVCKLTASFFHVTEPSQETRLLYYRHHIWKKISQKFKSRYFIKHLYQKRDSSNSFKSFKQNEDTIGSLSIHPKKTDFRLIAKPFKGTLEERILYLSYQKRKLRPINQILNHIRLRNSCSSVRDIVKHIYSFKSRITKPTGKLPRVYAFKFDVQNAYDSLPHAMIDKVIKQRLDAFTKSDTVFVQLCRKSKADGMVRTRKSLIADSLEKLKFSKDFGFSAQHRLVDTHETLEFSKKDIINFARSQYAKTCITINSKSYFRKIGVFQGFPLSATLFNIVYDSMVEKLKSIINFTGEMTVIRLMDDFLVLSTSDSDLRKIRKFVSRTVADYNMNINRLKSNFTNDKLLFAGLTIDVKNLVCYKPLKQYNTGRVIASNFTKLYAKLTEYTDIWVGNTLLFDSTNVMSGKHGCRKNVVYLLRALLFKFVNSFRETRRRSKFKVQTLFSFLNKTLCRISEITDLVFIQFDFAKFWKFTIEILKHKNIVHSKACFQFDKHTGYCFQST, from the coding sequence ATGCCAGCACTGAGGCAGTATATTAAAGAGAAGTACAGTTGTATTGAAACTGACGTTTTTTTGGAATACTCTTCTGGCGCATATTTACAAGACATAGAGCTTTTACTTGATCACATACacgttgaagaaaatacacATGTGTCAGATGCCATTTCCCCAATATTGGTATCAAAATGTACTTGTTGCTACTATAACGAGATGATAGATCTGCTTATTGAGTATATGATACtcaaaaagagaaacaactCATTATTGCTGGGGCTCACCAAGTATCATTATGAAGTAGATAATACGGTACAAATGTTCAAAGGTTTTAATTCAAGTTTAGCCCTACTGAAATCAAAACCCATGGAAATAATCATGAATATATTAGGCATAACAAGGTTTTTGTCTCTTATTCTTGGGACAGATGCTTTATGGAGACCTAataattttgttatttggggtgatatcaaagaaatgccattttcaaataaggTTAATCCTAACATAGTAAgcataaaaaaaatgcttCATAGAAGCATTGGACACATAAGAAATTTGAACCCCATAAAACTGGATGAATATGAAGTTTTAAAGGAGATATTTGGTGGAACATTGACTGAAACACAAATTCTCAATAAAACCATACCAAAAAGACTCAGAAAAGTACGtaaaatcatcaaacttATGATATTCAACCACAATAAACATGCTTATGAATATCCTTACATTGTGGATCAGATATGTAAATCGTCTAGAAAGCTAAAAAGTGATAACCTAGGATATGCAACCGATAGGGCAAACGTGATAAGTCTCATTCATACATTAATTTACATGATTATCCCCATGGAAATATTTGGGTCTAACCACAATAGGACAGTTTTGATGAGATATGTTCCCAAGCTTATTAATGGCACTGCTAGCTTTACAATGAAAACACAAGATATGCTTTTGAATGTCAAAATTAATGAAGTGAAGTGGTTGAAACCAAGGAATAACTGCAAAATGACTAAATGTGAATTTATCCGGGCGAAGGAGTTGTTTTCTATGTTTGTTACATGGTTATttaattcttttgtttgtaaaTTAACAGcatctttttttcatgtgACAGAGCCTTCACAAGAGACACGCTTATTATATTACCGTCATCAtatatggaaaaaaatatctcAGAAATTCAAATCCAGATACTTTATCAAGCACTTGTATCAGAAAAgagattcttcaaattcttttaagtctttcaaacaaaatgaGGACACAATTGGATCTTTATCTATTCATCCCAAAAAAACCGATTTTAGACTGATTGCAAAACCCTTCAAGGGTACTTTAGAAGAAAGAATCTTGTATCTATCTtatcaaaagagaaagcTTAGACCGATcaatcagattctaaacCATATCAGATTAAGAAATAGTTGTTCTTCAGTTCGTGATATTGTTAAGCATATTTATAGTTTTAAGTCTAGGATAACCAAGCCAACAGGTAAGTTACCTAGAGTATATGCTTTCAAGTTTGATGTCCAAAACGCATATGATTCCTTGCCGCATGCTATGATCGATAAAGTTATCAAGCAAAGGCTTGATGCATTTACAAAAAGTGATACAGTGTTTGTTCAATTGTGTCGAAAGTCAAAAGCTGATGGTATGGTTAGAACACGAAAGAGTCTTATAGCTGATTCACTggaaaaactaaaattCAGTAAAGATTTCGGTTTTTCAGCACAACATCGCCTAGTTGATACTCATGAAACTCTAGAATTCAGCAAAAAGGATATAATAAATTTTGCTAGAAGTCAGTATGCTAAGACGTGTATTACCATCAACTCAAAATCGTATTTCAGAAAGATAGGAGTATTCCAAGGCTTTCCCCTTTCTGCCACACTTTTTAATATAGTTTATGACTCAATGGTAGAGAAGCTTAAAAGTATAATAAATTTTACCGGTGAAATGACTGTTATTCGTTTGATGGACGATTTCCTGGTTTTGTCTACATCGGATAGTGATTTGAGAAAGATAAGGAAATTTGTTTCACGTACAGTTGCTGAttacaatatgaatatCAACAGACTTAAGAGTAATTTTACAAATGACAAATTATTATTTGCGGGTCTCACGATTGATGTTAAAAACTTAGTCTGCTATAAACCATTGAAACAGTACAACACAGGGAGGGTCATTGCGTCAAACTTTACTAAGCTGTACGCTAAGTTGACCGAGTACACAGATATATGGGTAGGTAACactcttttgtttgattcCACTAATGTGATGAGTGGAAAACATGGTTGCCGGAAAAACGTTGTATATTTACTCCGGGCGCTACTGTTCAAATTTGTTAATTCTTTTAGAGAAACTAGACGTAGAAGTAAGTTCAAGGTTCAAACTTTGTTTAGCTTCTTGAATAAAACTCTATGTCGTATTTCAGAAATCACCGATCTAGTTTTTattcaatttgattttgcGAAGTTCTGGAAATTTACAATCGAAATATTGaaacacaaaaatattgtACACTCTAAAgcatgttttcaatttgacAAACACACAGGCtattgttttcaatctACATAA